A single region of the Actinomycetota bacterium genome encodes:
- the lysS gene encoding lysine--tRNA ligase: protein MTIPYRFEPDHTAAALHDEFDELAPEAETGVIVTVAGRLMLHRPMGKLAFFTLQDGSGRIQLFCTPKVTARFEELTALSHGDWIGAKGEVVKTRTGELSVRVHEWVLLAEARRPFPDKWHGIADVDTRYRQRYVDLWVTDEARRTFVMRSRMLSLTRRWLEERDFVEVETPLLHPIPGGALAKPFVTHHNALDLDLYLRIAPELYLKRLVVGGFERVFEIGRVFRNEGIGYRWNPEFTMLELYQAYADYGDMMVLTEELVAHLCEELRGTTKIAFQGRALDLTPPWRRASMTALIEEQIGAHVDVRMPVDELRRIAGEHGVPVDDGWGPGKLVLEIYEKTTEGELWGPVFVCDYPKEVSPLARDHRELPGLVERFEPIIAGREIGNAFSELVDADEQRARLEHQARESAAGDDEAMTVDDDYLRALEYGLPPTGGLGIGIDRVLMLLADVHHIRDVILFPTLRPEQA from the coding sequence GTGACGATCCCGTACCGCTTCGAGCCCGACCACACGGCCGCGGCGCTGCACGACGAGTTCGACGAGCTCGCGCCCGAGGCCGAGACCGGCGTCATCGTGACCGTCGCCGGACGGCTCATGCTGCACCGACCCATGGGGAAGCTCGCGTTCTTCACGTTGCAGGACGGCAGCGGACGCATCCAGCTCTTCTGCACGCCGAAGGTGACGGCGCGATTCGAGGAGCTCACCGCGCTGTCGCACGGCGACTGGATCGGGGCCAAAGGCGAGGTGGTGAAGACGAGGACGGGCGAGCTCTCGGTGCGCGTGCACGAGTGGGTGCTGCTGGCCGAAGCCCGTCGTCCGTTCCCCGACAAGTGGCACGGCATCGCCGATGTCGACACGCGCTACCGGCAGCGCTACGTCGACCTGTGGGTGACGGACGAGGCCCGCCGCACGTTCGTCATGCGCAGCCGCATGCTGAGCCTGACGCGACGCTGGCTGGAGGAACGCGACTTCGTCGAGGTGGAGACACCTCTGCTGCACCCGATCCCGGGTGGCGCGCTGGCGAAGCCGTTCGTCACCCACCACAACGCGCTCGACCTCGACCTCTACCTGCGGATCGCCCCCGAGCTCTACCTCAAGCGCCTGGTGGTCGGCGGCTTCGAGCGGGTCTTCGAGATCGGACGGGTGTTCCGCAACGAGGGCATCGGCTACCGCTGGAACCCCGAGTTCACGATGCTCGAGCTCTACCAGGCCTACGCGGACTACGGCGACATGATGGTGCTCACCGAGGAGCTGGTCGCCCATCTGTGCGAGGAGCTGCGCGGCACGACGAAGATCGCGTTCCAGGGTCGCGCTCTCGACCTCACGCCTCCGTGGCGTCGGGCGTCGATGACCGCGCTGATCGAAGAGCAGATCGGAGCCCACGTCGACGTGCGGATGCCGGTCGACGAGCTGCGCCGCATCGCGGGCGAGCACGGCGTGCCGGTCGACGACGGGTGGGGCCCGGGCAAGCTCGTGCTCGAGATCTACGAGAAGACCACCGAAGGCGAGCTCTGGGGACCGGTGTTCGTGTGCGACTACCCCAAGGAGGTCTCACCGCTCGCGCGCGACCACCGCGAGCTTCCCGGTCTCGTCGAGCGCTTCGAGCCGATCATCGCGGGACGCGAGATCGGCAACGCCTTCAGCGAGCTCGTCGACGCCGACGAGCAGCGCGCCCGGCTCGAGCACCAGGCACGTGAGAGTGCGGCCGGAGACGACGAGGCGATGACCGTCGACGACGACTACCTGCGCGCCCTGGAATATGGCCTGCCACCGACGGGAGGTCTCGGCATCGGGATCGATCGGGTGTTGATGCTCCTCGCCGACGTCCACCACATCCGCGACGTCATCCTGTTCCCGACGCTCAGGCCGGAGCAGGCTTAG
- the folP gene encoding dihydropteroate synthase: MGVLNVTPDSFSDGGRWLDPEAALAHGLEMAAAGAAVVDVGGESTRPGAEPVAETEELRRVVPVVEALAPHVRVSIDTRKAAVAEGAIAAGATLVNDVSASLHAVAAAGGVGWVAMHMQGDPRTMQHAPSYDDVVAEVRDFLVARADAAERAGVDEVWIDPGIGFGKTVSHNLTLLKHLRVLADTGHRVLVGTSRKSFLGKLAGGAPDDRFEGSLATSAWAMIEGASMVRVHDVRPAAQAARLVGDPGDAS, from the coding sequence ATGGGCGTTTTGAACGTCACGCCCGATTCGTTCTCCGACGGTGGTCGCTGGCTCGACCCGGAGGCCGCCCTGGCCCACGGCCTGGAGATGGCGGCCGCGGGAGCGGCGGTGGTCGACGTCGGAGGCGAGAGCACCCGGCCGGGGGCGGAGCCGGTCGCGGAAACGGAGGAGCTGCGCCGGGTGGTGCCCGTGGTCGAGGCGCTCGCGCCGCACGTGCGCGTCTCGATCGACACGCGCAAGGCCGCGGTGGCCGAGGGCGCGATCGCCGCCGGCGCCACCCTCGTGAACGACGTGTCGGCCTCGCTGCATGCGGTCGCGGCCGCGGGCGGCGTGGGATGGGTGGCCATGCACATGCAGGGCGACCCGCGCACGATGCAGCACGCTCCCAGCTACGACGACGTGGTCGCCGAGGTCCGCGACTTCCTGGTGGCCCGCGCCGACGCGGCCGAGCGGGCCGGTGTCGACGAGGTGTGGATCGATCCCGGCATCGGCTTCGGCAAGACCGTCTCCCACAACCTCACGCTGCTGAAGCACCTCCGGGTGCTGGCCGACACGGGCCACCGCGTGCTCGTGGGCACGAGCCGCAAGTCGTTCCTGGGCAAGCTCGCAGGCGGCGCGCCCGACGACCGGTTCGAAGGCTCGCTCGCCACCTCCGCGTGGGCGATGATCGAGGGCGCGTCGATGGTGCGGGTCCACGACGTGCGGCCCGCCGCGCAGGCGGCGCGTCTGGTTGGAGACCCCGGAGACGCGTCGTGA
- the folB gene encoding dihydroneopterin aldolase — MTTDRIELRGLRALGVHGALPEERLRAQPFEVDLDVVTDVRAAGASDDLGDTVDYGAIAAIAERVVTTERFALLERIATRIAEEVCADGRVLSVTVTVRKLRPPVPVDLTSAAVRITRP; from the coding sequence ATGACCACCGATCGCATCGAGCTGCGCGGCCTGCGTGCGCTCGGCGTCCATGGCGCGCTGCCGGAGGAGCGGTTGCGGGCGCAACCCTTCGAGGTCGACCTCGACGTGGTCACCGACGTGCGAGCCGCGGGTGCCAGCGACGATCTCGGCGACACCGTGGACTACGGCGCCATCGCGGCCATCGCGGAGCGGGTGGTCACGACCGAGCGCTTCGCGCTCCTGGAGCGCATCGCGACGCGCATCGCCGAGGAGGTGTGCGCCGACGGGCGGGTCCTGTCGGTCACGGTGACGGTCCGCAAGCTTCGTCCGCCGGTGCCGGTCGACCTCACGTCGGCCGCGGTGCGCATCACGAGGCCCTGA
- the folK gene encoding 2-amino-4-hydroxy-6-hydroxymethyldihydropteridine diphosphokinase, which produces MRAFLGMGSNLGDSRRLLRDALEAIGDRVVAVSPLYETEPVGGPPGQPIYLNVVVELDTDQTPRELLGLARRLEAAAGRVRAERWGPRTLDVDVLLVGDMKVDEPDLVVPHPRMHERRFVMAPLADLAPELVPPDWEDRVEGSVRCAGSL; this is translated from the coding sequence GTGCGCGCGTTCCTCGGGATGGGCTCCAACCTCGGCGACTCGCGCCGGCTGTTGCGCGACGCGCTCGAAGCGATCGGTGACCGCGTCGTCGCGGTGTCGCCCCTGTACGAGACCGAGCCGGTGGGTGGGCCGCCGGGTCAGCCCATCTACCTCAACGTCGTCGTCGAGCTCGACACGGACCAGACGCCACGCGAGCTGCTGGGCCTGGCCCGCCGGTTGGAGGCGGCGGCCGGGCGGGTGCGCGCCGAACGGTGGGGCCCCCGCACGCTCGACGTCGACGTGCTGCTGGTGGGGGACATGAAGGTGGACGAACCCGACCTGGTCGTGCCCCACCCGCGCATGCACGAGCGTCGCTTCGTGATGGCGCCCCTTGCCGACCTGGCGCCCGAGCTGGTGCCGCCCGACTGGGAGGACCGAGTGGAAGGTTCGGTGAGGTGCGCGGGTAGTCTGTAG
- a CDS encoding aspartate 1-decarboxylase: MRRRMMKSKVHRATVTSADLHYVGSISLDPVLMDAADIREWEQVAVLDIDNGARFETYAIAGGPGQVQLNGAAARLVHPGDRVIVITYGDYEEAELDGFEPRVVHVDSRNRPTDPAMTALQAELHDLTD, from the coding sequence ATGCGCCGCCGCATGATGAAGTCGAAGGTCCACCGGGCCACGGTGACGAGCGCCGACCTGCACTACGTGGGGTCGATCAGCCTCGACCCGGTGCTGATGGACGCAGCCGACATCCGCGAGTGGGAGCAGGTGGCCGTGCTCGACATCGACAACGGCGCCCGCTTCGAGACCTACGCCATCGCGGGCGGGCCGGGCCAGGTGCAGCTCAACGGGGCCGCGGCTCGGCTCGTCCATCCGGGCGACCGCGTGATCGTGATCACCTACGGCGACTACGAGGAGGCCGAGCTCGACGGCTTCGAGCCGCGCGTCGTGCACGTGGACTCCCGGAACCGTCCGACCGACCCGGCCATGACCGCCCTGCAGGCCGAGCTGCACGACCTGACCGACTAG
- a CDS encoding polyprenyl synthetase family protein codes for MIDLASLLRLPCLGDDLARVETALLVSIEADDPFLTEVAGHLISAGGKRLRPALTLAAASTADGGDVTPASRDVVMGATAVELVHLGSLYHDDVMDEAESRRGVESVNARWGNLVAILAGDFLLARASEIAASLGTEVAGLLAATISRLCTGQVREVRTAFDSTRTEAAYLASITDKTGALMAASCRIGGITARLPRAHIDALTTYGQQLGMVFQIVDDILDVVATDEQLGKPAGNDLVEGVYTLPVIRALADSDGADDLAALLGGPIDRAGADRARALIRSNGAVAAAKDVARLYAKEAAAVLDEFPESPVVGALRGVGDHLIDTIPG; via the coding sequence GTGATCGACCTGGCCTCGCTGCTGCGACTGCCCTGCCTGGGCGACGATCTCGCCCGGGTGGAGACGGCCCTCCTCGTATCGATCGAGGCCGACGACCCCTTCCTCACCGAGGTGGCCGGGCACCTCATCAGCGCAGGTGGGAAGCGTCTCCGCCCCGCTCTGACCCTCGCCGCCGCCTCCACGGCCGACGGGGGGGACGTGACCCCCGCCTCGCGCGACGTGGTCATGGGGGCCACGGCCGTCGAGCTCGTGCACCTCGGGTCGCTGTACCACGACGACGTCATGGACGAGGCCGAGAGCCGCCGGGGGGTCGAAAGCGTGAACGCCCGCTGGGGCAACCTGGTCGCCATCCTGGCGGGCGATTTCCTCCTCGCCCGGGCGTCCGAGATCGCCGCCTCCCTCGGCACCGAGGTCGCGGGGCTCCTCGCCGCCACCATCAGCCGCCTCTGCACCGGGCAGGTGCGCGAGGTGCGCACCGCCTTCGACAGCACGCGCACCGAAGCCGCATACCTCGCGTCGATCACCGACAAGACGGGGGCGCTCATGGCGGCCAGCTGTCGCATCGGGGGCATCACCGCACGGCTGCCGCGCGCGCACATCGACGCGCTGACGACCTACGGCCAGCAGCTCGGCATGGTCTTCCAGATCGTCGACGACATCCTCGACGTGGTCGCGACCGACGAGCAGCTCGGCAAGCCCGCCGGCAACGACCTGGTCGAGGGTGTGTACACGCTGCCGGTCATCCGTGCCCTCGCCGATTCCGACGGCGCGGACGACCTCGCCGCGTTGCTGGGCGGCCCGATCGACCGCGCCGGCGCCGACCGCGCCCGCGCCCTCATCCGGTCGAACGGCGCGGTGGCGGCCGCCAAGGACGTCGCCCGTCTCTACGCGAAGGAGGCGGCCGCGGTGCTCGACGAATTCCCCGAGAGCCCGGTGGTCGGGGCCCTGCGCGGTGTCGGCGACCACCTGATCGACACGATCCCGGGCTGA
- a CDS encoding pantoate--beta-alanine ligase — protein sequence MQTNSEQAKSLRVIGPGRAGTSLARALAEAGWRVLPPLGRGDDVRAAACDVDGEGVDLLVIATPDGTIGAVAAAVEPVDRTVVAHLAGSVGLDVLLPHRRRAVIHPLVGLPDADTGARALRGGAWFAVTGDELAHRVVHDLGGRSLQVADGDRVAYHAAACIASNHLVALLGQAERVAASAGVPLDALLDLVRATVDNVATLGPAAALTGPVARRDWATVDRHLAALDASERPAYEAMAAAAHRLSSGEGRPRVTSRGKVGGHIAVVDRVEAFRKELEAARAAGRTVGFVPTMGYLHEGHASLIRRAAAECDVVAVSVFVNPLQFAPTEDLGAYPRDLERDVALAEDCGAHLVLSPSTEEMYPEAMATTVSVGSVSEGLEGALRPTHFAGVATVVTKLLALAGPCRAYFGEKDFQQLAVIRRLVRDLSFPVEVVGVATVREPDGLAMSSRNVYLTDEERVAATVLHRALGEGVRLVEGGERDPAVVRDVMRAVIEAEPRAAIDYAEVVRADDLSAPDTLSGELRLLVAARFGRARLIDNRGVTI from the coding sequence ATGCAGACCAACTCCGAGCAGGCCAAGTCGCTTCGGGTCATCGGCCCCGGTCGGGCCGGGACGTCACTGGCTCGAGCCTTGGCGGAGGCGGGTTGGCGGGTGCTCCCTCCGTTGGGTCGCGGCGACGACGTGCGGGCCGCGGCTTGCGATGTCGACGGAGAGGGCGTCGACCTTCTGGTGATCGCGACGCCGGACGGCACGATCGGCGCGGTGGCCGCCGCGGTCGAGCCGGTCGATCGCACGGTCGTCGCCCATCTCGCGGGTTCGGTCGGTCTCGACGTGCTCCTCCCTCACCGTCGCCGGGCGGTGATCCATCCCCTGGTCGGCCTGCCCGACGCCGACACCGGTGCCCGCGCCCTGCGCGGGGGCGCCTGGTTCGCGGTGACGGGCGACGAGCTCGCCCATCGGGTCGTCCATGACCTCGGGGGCCGCAGCCTGCAAGTGGCCGACGGCGACCGCGTCGCCTACCACGCGGCCGCGTGCATCGCCTCGAACCACCTCGTCGCCCTGCTCGGCCAGGCCGAGCGCGTCGCCGCGAGCGCGGGGGTCCCCCTCGATGCGCTCCTCGACCTGGTCCGCGCCACCGTCGACAACGTGGCCACCCTCGGTCCGGCCGCCGCGCTCACGGGCCCCGTCGCGCGCCGCGACTGGGCGACCGTCGACCGTCATCTGGCGGCGCTCGACGCCTCGGAGCGGCCCGCGTACGAGGCGATGGCCGCTGCCGCCCACCGACTCTCCAGCGGAGAAGGACGTCCTCGTGTCACCTCGCGCGGGAAGGTCGGGGGGCACATCGCCGTCGTCGATCGAGTCGAGGCCTTCCGCAAGGAGCTCGAAGCGGCACGGGCCGCGGGGCGCACGGTCGGGTTCGTGCCGACGATGGGCTATCTGCACGAGGGTCACGCGTCGCTCATCCGGCGGGCCGCAGCCGAGTGCGACGTCGTCGCCGTGAGCGTGTTCGTGAACCCGCTGCAGTTCGCGCCGACCGAGGACCTGGGCGCGTACCCGCGCGACCTCGAACGCGATGTCGCCTTGGCGGAGGACTGCGGCGCCCACCTCGTGCTCTCGCCGTCGACCGAGGAGATGTACCCGGAAGCGATGGCCACGACCGTCTCGGTCGGCTCCGTCTCGGAGGGCCTCGAGGGCGCGCTGCGCCCCACCCACTTCGCCGGCGTGGCCACGGTCGTGACGAAGCTCCTCGCCCTGGCCGGGCCGTGCCGCGCCTACTTCGGCGAGAAGGACTTCCAGCAACTCGCCGTGATCCGGCGCCTGGTGCGCGACCTCTCGTTCCCCGTCGAGGTCGTGGGTGTCGCGACCGTGCGTGAGCCCGACGGGCTCGCGATGTCGAGCCGCAACGTCTATCTCACCGACGAAGAACGGGTTGCGGCGACGGTCCTCCACCGCGCGCTCGGCGAGGGGGTGCGGCTCGTCGAGGGTGGCGAGCGCGACCCGGCTGTGGTGCGCGACGTCATGCGCGCGGTCATCGAGGCCGAGCCGCGCGCCGCGATCGATTACGCGGAGGTCGTCCGGGCGGACGACCTCTCCGCGCCCGACACCTTGTCGGGTGAGCTGAGGCTGCTGGTCGCGGCCCGCTTCGGCCGGGCCCGACTCATCGACAACAGGGGAGTGACGATCTGA
- the nadB gene encoding L-aspartate oxidase, whose amino-acid sequence MPPPDLDLLVLGSGVGGLSAAVRAAAEPGLRVGVLSKAELTQSATRWAQGGVAAALHDDEDSTDLHLADTLAAGAGLCDVDAVRVLVDEGPARVNELIALGAVFDRDPDGVLQLAREGGHSRARVVHAGGAATGVEIERALVEAVRRTAAALYEDWFAVDLLVEGGRCRGVVALDAAGVRHEVRAAHTLLATGGAGQLFAVTTNPAQSTGDGQAMALRAGVPVADVEFMQFHPTALHHPQMPRPLLSEALRGHGARLRDASGERFVDELASRDVVSRAMTARMLEQGVDHLWLDATGLERFDERFPTIAAAVREVGLDPTVDWLPIAPAAHYLSGGVVTDLEGASALPGLWACGEVACTGVHGANRLASNSLLEGMVFAPRVVEAVLAGVDGPQPTGAMRCVLDDEGGRRIEGPDLRSGRARRAGDVTPAKAREELQRAMTAHAGVLRDASSLRQADGAAREAGDHATGDDRVEVWELRNLATVGRALIAAASVREESRGAHTRTDFPDVVDRFKLRLVIGLGFKKRGGVARNA is encoded by the coding sequence GTGCCACCCCCCGATCTCGACCTGCTGGTCCTCGGGAGCGGTGTCGGCGGGCTCTCGGCCGCGGTGCGCGCGGCGGCAGAGCCGGGCCTGCGGGTGGGCGTGCTGAGCAAGGCCGAGCTCACGCAGTCGGCGACCCGGTGGGCCCAGGGGGGCGTGGCCGCGGCGCTGCACGACGACGAGGACTCCACCGACCTCCACCTGGCGGACACGCTGGCGGCGGGCGCGGGGCTGTGCGACGTCGACGCGGTGCGCGTGCTCGTCGACGAGGGGCCGGCGCGCGTCAACGAGCTCATCGCGCTCGGCGCGGTGTTCGACCGGGATCCCGACGGCGTGTTGCAGCTCGCGCGCGAAGGAGGGCACTCGAGGGCCCGGGTCGTGCACGCAGGCGGCGCCGCGACCGGCGTGGAGATCGAGCGGGCCCTCGTCGAGGCCGTGCGGCGTACCGCCGCCGCGCTCTACGAGGACTGGTTCGCGGTCGACCTGCTCGTGGAGGGAGGCCGGTGCCGCGGGGTGGTGGCCCTCGACGCCGCGGGTGTGCGCCACGAGGTGCGAGCAGCGCACACCCTGCTCGCGACCGGCGGCGCGGGCCAGCTGTTCGCGGTGACGACGAACCCCGCGCAGTCGACCGGCGACGGCCAGGCCATGGCGCTGCGGGCCGGAGTCCCGGTCGCCGACGTGGAGTTCATGCAGTTCCATCCCACTGCGTTGCACCATCCGCAGATGCCGCGACCGCTGCTCTCCGAGGCGCTCCGCGGCCACGGAGCGCGGCTGCGCGACGCGAGCGGCGAGCGCTTCGTCGACGAGCTGGCGTCACGCGACGTCGTGTCGCGCGCGATGACGGCGCGCATGCTCGAGCAGGGAGTCGATCACCTGTGGCTCGACGCCACCGGGCTCGAGCGCTTCGACGAGCGCTTTCCGACGATCGCGGCGGCGGTGCGCGAGGTCGGCCTCGACCCGACGGTCGACTGGCTGCCGATCGCGCCTGCCGCCCACTATCTCAGCGGCGGTGTCGTCACCGACCTCGAAGGCGCTTCCGCCCTGCCGGGGCTGTGGGCGTGCGGCGAGGTGGCGTGCACCGGCGTCCACGGTGCCAACCGCCTCGCGTCCAACTCCCTGCTCGAGGGCATGGTATTCGCGCCTCGTGTCGTCGAGGCGGTGCTCGCCGGGGTCGACGGGCCGCAGCCGACCGGGGCGATGCGGTGCGTGCTCGATGACGAGGGAGGCCGCCGCATCGAGGGCCCCGACCTGCGGTCCGGTCGGGCGCGCCGCGCCGGCGACGTGACGCCGGCCAAGGCGCGCGAGGAGTTGCAGCGGGCAATGACCGCCCACGCGGGTGTGCTGCGCGACGCGTCGTCGCTCCGACAAGCCGACGGTGCCGCGCGAGAGGCCGGCGACCATGCGACCGGCGACGATCGCGTCGAGGTGTGGGAGCTGCGCAACCTGGCGACGGTCGGACGGGCGCTCATCGCCGCCGCGTCGGTCCGCGAGGAGAGCCGCGGCGCGCACACGCGCACCGACTTCCCCGACGTGGTGGACCGCTTCAAGCTCCGGCTGGTGATCGGCCTCGGTTTCAAGAAGCGCGGCGGCGTCGCGAGGAACGCATGA
- a CDS encoding type III pantothenate kinase: MLLVVDVGNTQTVIGLYGDGDLLDHWRIATNAERTSDEHALLFAQFLDQHGFSFDDDITGIAVSSVVPRLTAALREMTDRYFRFDAVVIEPGIKSGVPILYDTPREVGADRIANAVGTLDLYGGPAVVVDFGTATTFDAISADGEYLGGAIVPGIEISMDALFARAAWLRRVELVEPRNVIGRSTVESIEAGVVYGTVAMVDGMVRRFEDELGRSTVIATGGLGGLIAPLSDTIQHHEPWLTLHGLRLIYEKNTA; the protein is encoded by the coding sequence ATGCTGCTCGTCGTCGACGTCGGCAACACCCAGACCGTCATCGGCCTCTACGGAGATGGTGACCTGCTCGACCACTGGCGGATCGCCACCAACGCGGAGCGCACGTCGGACGAGCACGCGTTGTTGTTCGCCCAGTTCCTCGATCAGCACGGGTTCTCGTTCGACGACGACATCACCGGCATCGCGGTGTCATCGGTGGTGCCGCGCCTGACGGCCGCGTTGCGCGAGATGACCGATCGCTACTTCCGGTTCGACGCGGTGGTGATCGAGCCGGGGATCAAGAGCGGCGTCCCCATCCTCTACGACACCCCCCGCGAGGTGGGCGCCGACCGCATCGCGAACGCGGTGGGCACCCTCGACCTGTACGGCGGGCCGGCCGTCGTCGTCGACTTCGGCACGGCCACGACCTTTGACGCGATCTCGGCCGACGGCGAGTACCTCGGCGGGGCCATCGTGCCCGGCATCGAGATCAGCATGGACGCGCTGTTCGCCCGTGCCGCCTGGCTGCGGCGGGTCGAGCTGGTCGAGCCGCGCAACGTCATCGGCAGGAGCACGGTGGAGTCGATCGAGGCCGGCGTCGTCTACGGCACGGTCGCCATGGTCGACGGCATGGTGCGGCGCTTCGAGGACGAGCTGGGCAGGAGCACGGTGATCGCGACCGGTGGCCTGGGTGGGCTGATCGCCCCGCTCTCCGACACCATCCAGCACCACGAGCCCTGGCTCACGCTGCACGGCCTGCGCCTCATCTACGAGAAGAACACCGCGTGA
- the nadC gene encoding carboxylating nicotinate-nucleotide diphosphorylase, whose protein sequence is MSTVHPPRAAVREAVARALAEDIGALGDLTASLIPVHQRATGAIVAREEGVLAGCAAATEVFHQVDPALEVRWQADDGHEVGPGQTLAHVEGPLASMLTAERTALNFLQHLSGVASTTRHWVRATQGKARIWDTRKTTPGLRALEKAAVRAGGGANHRGSLSDFVMVKDNHLTGITIEEAVDRARLHWPGRTVEVECDTHDQVKQAVEAGADVVLLDNMSPQEVSACVSTIHGRCLVEVSGGVTMETLGQYLDLGVDLISAGSITNSAPVLDIGLDIEIAGRA, encoded by the coding sequence ATGAGCACCGTTCATCCGCCGCGCGCCGCGGTGCGTGAAGCGGTGGCCCGGGCGCTGGCGGAGGACATCGGCGCGCTGGGCGATCTCACCGCGTCGCTCATCCCGGTGCACCAACGTGCGACGGGCGCCATCGTGGCGCGCGAGGAGGGTGTCCTTGCCGGCTGCGCCGCCGCTACCGAGGTGTTCCACCAGGTCGACCCGGCGCTCGAGGTGCGCTGGCAGGCCGACGACGGCCACGAGGTCGGTCCCGGCCAGACCCTCGCGCACGTGGAGGGCCCGCTCGCGTCGATGCTGACGGCCGAGCGCACCGCGCTGAACTTCCTGCAACACCTCTCCGGGGTGGCGTCGACCACCCGGCACTGGGTGCGCGCCACCCAGGGAAAGGCCCGCATCTGGGACACCCGCAAGACCACGCCGGGGTTGCGCGCGCTGGAGAAGGCGGCCGTCCGCGCGGGCGGCGGCGCCAACCACCGGGGCAGCCTGTCCGACTTCGTGATGGTGAAGGACAACCATCTCACCGGCATCACCATCGAGGAGGCCGTGGACCGGGCCCGGCTGCACTGGCCGGGCCGAACGGTCGAGGTCGAGTGCGACACCCACGACCAGGTGAAGCAGGCGGTCGAGGCCGGTGCCGACGTCGTGCTCCTCGACAACATGTCGCCGCAGGAGGTCTCGGCATGTGTGTCGACCATCCACGGGCGGTGCCTCGTCGAGGTCTCCGGCGGCGTCACCATGGAGACGCTCGGGCAGTACCTCGACCTCGGCGTCGATCTCATCTCGGCCGGGTCGATCACCAACTCCGCGCCCGTGCTCGACATCGGTCTCGACATCGAGATCGCGGGAAGGGCCTAG